Proteins from one Embleya scabrispora genomic window:
- a CDS encoding carbohydrate ABC transporter permease: MGIKRGLASRIVGRTGGGLAAVLLALIALFWLMPTFGLLVSSLRDPQEMSKSGWWKVLGKPSDLTFSNYDKLLDNKDMTRAFFNTIWITVPSTLLVILIGSLAAYAFAWLEFPGRDWLFLVVVGLLVVPVQVALIPISKLYGDTGLFGTITGVVLFHVAFGLPFAVFLLRNYFAGIPRDLLEAARMDGGTDLTIFFRVILPLGLPAIASLGIFQFLWVWNDMLIALIYADTESAPLTVALQSQSRAFGANIDVLAPGAFLSLIVPVLVFFGFQRYFVQGVMAGAVK; encoded by the coding sequence ATGGGGATCAAGCGCGGCCTCGCCTCGCGGATCGTCGGCCGCACCGGCGGCGGCCTGGCGGCGGTCCTGCTGGCGCTGATCGCGCTGTTCTGGCTGATGCCCACGTTCGGCCTGCTGGTGTCCTCGCTGCGCGATCCGCAGGAGATGAGCAAGTCCGGCTGGTGGAAGGTGCTCGGCAAGCCAAGCGACCTGACCTTCTCGAACTACGACAAGCTGCTCGACAACAAGGACATGACCCGGGCGTTCTTCAACACGATCTGGATCACCGTGCCCAGCACGCTCCTGGTGATCCTGATCGGCTCGCTCGCCGCCTACGCCTTCGCCTGGCTGGAATTCCCCGGTCGGGACTGGCTGTTCCTGGTCGTGGTCGGGCTGCTCGTGGTGCCGGTGCAGGTGGCGCTGATCCCGATCTCGAAGTTGTACGGGGACACCGGTCTGTTCGGCACGATCACCGGCGTGGTGCTCTTCCACGTCGCGTTCGGCCTGCCGTTCGCGGTGTTCCTGCTCCGCAACTACTTCGCGGGCATCCCCCGCGATCTGCTGGAGGCCGCGCGGATGGACGGCGGTACGGACCTGACCATCTTCTTCCGGGTCATCCTGCCGCTGGGGCTGCCCGCGATCGCCTCGCTCGGCATCTTCCAGTTCCTGTGGGTGTGGAACGACATGCTGATCGCGCTGATCTACGCGGACACCGAATCGGCGCCGCTGACGGTGGCCCTGCAGTCGCAGTCCCGGGCGTTCGGCGCCAACATCGACGTGCTGGCCCCCGGAGCGTTCCTGTCGCTGATCGTCCCGGTGCTCGTGTTCTTCGGCTTCCAGCGCTACTTCGTGCAGGGCGTGATGGCGGGCGCCGTGAAGTAG
- a CDS encoding ABC transporter permease subunit: protein MSDKAPAQVAVPEKTKPTPARTPRGLGSGTLLGWLFLLPAVVMLAVLVAYPIVWSLIRSLFGADGWSDFVGIDNYKELFTDDNTFTALKNNLIWVLVVPAAVTALGLVFAVLTERVRFATAFKLIVFMPMAVSMLAAGITFRLVYDRDPDQGVANAVMTGVHDMFSEGAPYPGARPRNDAVLAPQGGGFLTKAGTAADGTALLPLVALPADKIPGDARNARPGVPPAGGLGGVVWVDFSKGNAGKPGVVDPGEKGLPGVKVEAVRGGHTVASTTTGKDGSFTLPASAAKDGPVQLRLAASNFAKSFAGYDWLGPNLITAAIIGAYIWMWAGFAMVLIAAGLAAIPRDALEAARVDGATEWQVFRRVTIPLLAPVLVVVMVTLVINVLKIFDLVYIISLGSSQKEANVLALQMYIASFGGGNNQGLGSAIGILLFLLVLPAMLFNIRRFRRENR from the coding sequence ATGAGTGACAAGGCACCCGCACAGGTCGCGGTGCCCGAGAAGACAAAGCCGACGCCCGCGCGCACCCCGCGCGGGCTCGGTTCGGGCACCCTGCTCGGCTGGCTGTTCCTGCTGCCGGCCGTCGTCATGCTCGCCGTCCTGGTCGCCTATCCGATCGTGTGGTCGCTGATCCGCAGCCTGTTCGGCGCGGACGGCTGGTCGGACTTCGTGGGCATCGACAACTACAAGGAACTGTTCACCGACGACAACACGTTCACCGCGCTGAAGAACAACCTGATCTGGGTCCTGGTGGTGCCCGCCGCGGTCACCGCGCTCGGCCTGGTCTTCGCGGTGCTCACCGAACGCGTGCGCTTCGCCACCGCGTTCAAGCTGATCGTGTTCATGCCGATGGCGGTGTCCATGCTGGCCGCCGGCATCACCTTCCGGCTGGTGTACGACCGCGACCCGGACCAGGGCGTGGCCAACGCGGTGATGACCGGCGTGCACGACATGTTCAGCGAGGGCGCGCCGTATCCGGGCGCCCGCCCGCGCAACGACGCCGTACTCGCCCCCCAGGGCGGCGGCTTCCTCACCAAGGCCGGCACCGCGGCCGACGGCACCGCGCTGCTGCCGCTGGTGGCGCTGCCCGCGGACAAGATCCCCGGCGACGCGCGAAACGCCCGGCCCGGCGTGCCGCCCGCCGGCGGCCTGGGCGGCGTGGTCTGGGTCGACTTCAGCAAGGGCAACGCCGGCAAACCCGGCGTGGTCGACCCGGGTGAGAAGGGGCTGCCGGGCGTGAAGGTGGAGGCGGTCCGGGGCGGACACACCGTCGCGAGCACCACCACCGGCAAGGACGGCTCGTTCACCCTGCCCGCGTCCGCCGCCAAGGACGGCCCGGTGCAACTGCGCCTGGCCGCGTCCAACTTCGCCAAGTCGTTCGCCGGTTACGACTGGCTCGGGCCGAACCTGATCACCGCCGCGATCATCGGCGCCTACATCTGGATGTGGGCCGGCTTCGCGATGGTGCTGATCGCCGCGGGCCTGGCCGCGATCCCCCGGGACGCGCTGGAGGCGGCCCGGGTGGACGGCGCGACCGAGTGGCAGGTCTTTCGCCGGGTCACCATCCCGCTGCTCGCGCCGGTGCTCGTGGTGGTGATGGTCACCCTGGTGATCAACGTGCTGAAGATCTTCGACCTGGTGTACATCATCTCGCTGGGCTCGTCGCAGAAGGAGGCCAACGTCCTGGCCCTGCAGATGTACATCGCCTCCTTCGGCGGCGGCAACAACCAGGGCCTGGGCAGTGCCATCGGCATCCTGCTGTTCCTGCTGGTGCTGCCGGCGATGTTGTTCAACATCCGTCGCTTCCGAAGGGAGAACCGGTGA
- a CDS encoding ABC transporter substrate-binding protein, with protein sequence MKRLVGALAVASMLAMGLAACSDDGDGKDKKSDSTPSGGGAPVPRLDGTTVSVAAVWTGDEQAAFKKVLADFEKRTGAKTEFIPTGDSASTFLGQRVEGNAPPDVAFLAQPGVLQQFAQKGWIKPLAPDVQQTVQANFSGQWQKLGSYQDKLYGVYYKGANKSLIWYNAKVYENAGATEAKTWDDLLKNAGLISDSGTPPFAIGGADGWVLTDWFENIYLSQAGPEKYDQLAKHKIPWTDPSVKTALETLAQVFGKSDWFPGGSGGVLQTEFPASVPQAFGDPAKAGMIAGGDFIGTNIIKDTKAKIGTDAKFFGFPAVGTGKAPVVTGGDVAVAMKDSPGAQALLKYLASPDAAKVWAEQGGYLSPNKNLDFAAYRDDTTRGIAKNLIAAGEDFRFDLSDQAPAAFGGTKGEGEWRDLQDFLRNPSDVAGAQAKLEADAAKAYSAG encoded by the coding sequence GTGAAGCGGCTTGTGGGCGCCTTGGCGGTCGCCTCGATGCTCGCCATGGGTCTCGCGGCCTGCAGCGACGACGGCGACGGCAAGGACAAGAAGAGCGACTCGACGCCGAGCGGCGGCGGTGCGCCGGTACCCCGGCTGGACGGCACCACGGTGAGCGTCGCGGCGGTGTGGACCGGTGACGAACAGGCCGCGTTCAAGAAGGTGCTCGCCGACTTCGAGAAGCGTACGGGGGCCAAGACCGAGTTCATCCCCACCGGTGACAGCGCCTCCACGTTCCTGGGTCAGCGGGTCGAGGGCAACGCGCCGCCGGACGTGGCGTTCCTGGCCCAGCCGGGCGTACTCCAGCAGTTCGCGCAAAAGGGCTGGATCAAGCCGCTCGCGCCCGACGTGCAGCAGACCGTGCAGGCCAACTTCTCCGGCCAGTGGCAAAAGCTCGGCTCCTACCAGGACAAGCTCTACGGCGTGTACTACAAGGGCGCCAACAAGTCGCTGATCTGGTACAACGCCAAGGTCTACGAGAACGCCGGCGCGACCGAGGCGAAGACCTGGGACGACCTGCTCAAGAACGCGGGCCTGATCTCCGACTCGGGCACACCGCCGTTCGCGATCGGCGGCGCCGACGGCTGGGTGCTCACCGACTGGTTCGAGAACATCTACCTGAGCCAGGCGGGCCCGGAGAAGTACGACCAACTGGCCAAGCACAAGATCCCGTGGACCGACCCCTCGGTGAAGACCGCCCTGGAGACGCTGGCCCAGGTCTTCGGCAAGAGCGACTGGTTCCCCGGCGGCTCCGGCGGCGTGCTCCAGACCGAGTTCCCCGCGTCCGTACCGCAGGCGTTCGGCGACCCGGCGAAGGCGGGCATGATCGCGGGCGGCGACTTCATCGGCACCAACATCATCAAGGACACCAAGGCCAAGATCGGCACCGACGCGAAGTTCTTCGGCTTCCCCGCGGTCGGCACCGGCAAGGCGCCGGTGGTCACCGGCGGCGACGTGGCGGTGGCGATGAAGGACTCCCCCGGCGCCCAGGCGCTGCTGAAGTACCTGGCCTCGCCGGACGCGGCCAAGGTGTGGGCGGAGCAGGGCGGTTACCTCTCGCCGAACAAGAACCTGGACTTCGCGGCCTATCGCGACGACACCACGCGCGGGATCGCGAAGAACCTGATCGCGGCGGGCGAGGACTTCCGCTTCGACCTCTCCGACCAGGCGCCTGCGGCCTTCGGCGGCACCAAGGGCGAAGGCGAGTGGCGCGACCTCCAGGACTTCCTGCGCAATCCCTCCGATGTCGCGGGGGCGCAGGCCAAGCTGGAGGCGGACGCCGCCAAGGCCTACTCGGCCGGGTGA
- a CDS encoding ABC transporter ATP-binding protein, with amino-acid sequence MAEVVLDGVGKVYTDGTRAVTSLDLTVADGEFLVLVGPSGCGKTTALRMVAGLEEISEGTVSIGDRVVNRIPSRDRDVAMVFQSYALYPHLNVRDNIGFGLRLRKLPKAEIRERVDRAARTLGLAEHLGRKPRQLSGGQRQRVAMGRAIVREPQAFLMDEPLSNLDAKLRVQMRAQIARLTRELGVTTLYVTHDQTEAMTLGDRVAVMKKGVLQQVAPPQELYDHPVNLFVAGFIGSPAMNLLTGGLTRDKAGDFAVDVGSQRLSVPAEVLAARPALAGYTGRSLIVGIRPEDLHDAALEGAEPAPGAVLRAEADLVEAMGSEVLVHVSLDAPPAVTEDVQELARDVGAEEQVPDPDAAHSELVARFGPRTRAREGAGVVMRVATDRLHFFDPETGLSITEDA; translated from the coding sequence GTGGCGGAAGTGGTTCTGGATGGGGTCGGAAAGGTTTACACCGACGGCACGAGAGCGGTCACCTCGCTCGATCTGACCGTTGCGGACGGAGAGTTCCTGGTATTGGTCGGTCCGTCCGGATGTGGCAAGACCACCGCGTTACGCATGGTGGCCGGCCTGGAGGAGATCAGCGAGGGCACGGTCAGCATCGGGGACCGGGTGGTCAACCGGATCCCCTCGCGGGATCGGGACGTGGCGATGGTGTTCCAGAGCTACGCCCTGTATCCGCACCTGAACGTGCGGGACAACATCGGATTCGGGCTCCGATTGCGGAAATTGCCCAAGGCGGAGATCCGCGAGCGGGTCGACCGGGCGGCACGGACGCTGGGTCTGGCCGAGCACCTGGGCCGCAAACCGCGCCAACTCTCCGGCGGACAGCGGCAACGGGTGGCGATGGGCCGGGCGATCGTCCGTGAGCCCCAGGCGTTCCTGATGGACGAACCGCTGTCCAATCTCGACGCGAAGCTACGCGTGCAGATGCGCGCCCAGATCGCCCGGCTGACCCGCGAACTCGGCGTCACCACGCTGTATGTGACGCACGATCAGACCGAGGCGATGACCCTCGGCGATCGGGTCGCGGTGATGAAGAAGGGCGTGCTCCAGCAGGTCGCGCCACCCCAGGAGTTGTACGACCACCCGGTCAACCTGTTCGTGGCCGGCTTCATCGGCTCGCCCGCGATGAACCTGCTCACCGGCGGGCTGACCCGCGACAAGGCGGGCGACTTCGCGGTGGACGTGGGCAGTCAGCGGTTGTCCGTGCCTGCCGAGGTGCTCGCCGCCCGGCCGGCGCTGGCCGGATACACCGGGCGTTCGTTGATCGTCGGCATCCGGCCCGAGGACCTGCACGACGCCGCCCTGGAGGGCGCCGAGCCCGCGCCGGGCGCGGTGTTGCGGGCCGAGGCCGACCTGGTCGAGGCGATGGGTTCCGAGGTGCTGGTCCATGTGAGCCTCGACGCGCCGCCGGCGGTGACCGAGGACGTCCAGGAACTGGCGCGCGACGTCGGCGCGGAGGAGCAGGTGCCCGATCCGGACGCGGCGCACTCCGAACTCGTGGCCCGCTTCGGCCCGCGCACCCGCGCCCGCGAGGGCGCCGGCGTGGTGATGCGGGTGGCGACCGACCGGCTGCACTTCTTCGACCCGGAGACGGGTCTGTCCATTACGGAGGATGCGTGA
- the glyA gene encoding serine hydroxymethyltransferase, translated as MMDRHVELGRTDPEIASLVRAEEVLQQDTLRLIPSENYVSAAVLEATGTVLTNKYSEGYPGRRYYEGQQNVDPIENIARERAKSLFGVDHANVQPYSGSPANLAVYLAFARPGDTVLGMALPSGGHLTHGWGVSATGTWFRGVRYGVRADTGRTDLDEVRDVALRERPRLIFCGGTAVPRTVDFAAFAEIAREVDAILVADVAHIAGLIAAGVHPSPVPHVDVVSTTTHKTLRGPRGAMLMCRAEHAKAIDKAVFPGLQGGPHNHTTAAIAVALREAATEDFRAYARQVVANAKRLGEELAARGFELVSGGTDTHLLLVDLTRRAVPGKVAARALDRAGIVVNYNTVPFDTRSPFDPSGIRLGTPALTSRGVGEDDMALVAGWIDRVVGGSEDEEARVRGEVREFLGRFPAPGLPL; from the coding sequence ATGATGGACCGTCATGTCGAACTCGGCCGTACCGACCCGGAGATCGCGTCGCTCGTGCGGGCCGAGGAGGTGCTGCAGCAGGACACGCTGCGGCTGATCCCGAGTGAGAACTACGTCTCGGCCGCCGTGTTGGAGGCGACCGGGACGGTGCTCACCAACAAGTATTCCGAGGGATATCCCGGCCGGCGCTACTACGAAGGCCAGCAAAACGTCGACCCGATCGAGAACATCGCGCGCGAGCGGGCGAAGTCGCTGTTCGGCGTGGACCACGCCAACGTGCAGCCCTACTCGGGCTCGCCGGCCAACCTCGCGGTCTACCTCGCCTTCGCCCGGCCCGGTGACACGGTGCTGGGCATGGCGCTGCCGAGCGGCGGACACCTCACCCACGGCTGGGGCGTGTCCGCGACCGGGACGTGGTTCCGGGGCGTGCGCTACGGGGTGCGCGCGGACACCGGGCGCACCGACCTCGACGAGGTGCGCGACGTGGCCCTGCGGGAGCGGCCGAGGCTGATCTTCTGCGGTGGTACGGCCGTGCCGCGCACGGTGGACTTCGCCGCGTTCGCGGAGATCGCCCGCGAGGTGGACGCGATCCTGGTCGCGGACGTGGCGCACATCGCCGGGCTGATCGCGGCCGGGGTGCACCCCTCGCCGGTCCCGCACGTGGACGTGGTGTCCACGACCACGCACAAGACGCTGCGTGGCCCGCGCGGGGCGATGCTGATGTGCCGCGCCGAGCATGCCAAGGCGATCGACAAGGCGGTCTTCCCGGGCCTGCAAGGGGGCCCGCACAACCACACCACGGCGGCGATCGCGGTCGCGCTGCGCGAGGCGGCGACGGAGGACTTCCGGGCCTATGCGCGCCAGGTGGTGGCGAACGCGAAGCGACTGGGGGAGGAACTGGCCGCGCGCGGCTTCGAGTTGGTGTCGGGCGGGACGGACACGCACCTGCTCTTGGTGGACCTGACGCGGCGCGCGGTGCCGGGCAAGGTCGCGGCGCGGGCGCTGGATCGAGCGGGGATCGTGGTCAACTACAACACGGTGCCGTTCGACACCCGGTCGCCGTTCGATCCTTCGGGGATCCGGTTGGGGACGCCGGCGCTGACGTCGCGCGGCGTGGGGGAGGACGACATGGCGTTGGTCGCGGGGTGGATCGATCGGGTGGTCGGGGGATCGGAGGACGAGGAGGCTCGCGTGCGGGGTGAGGTGCGGGAGTTCCTGGGGCGGTTTCCGGCGCCCGGGTTGCCCTTGTAG
- a CDS encoding FHA domain-containing protein encodes MQIRLTVHGPQRTGPGADVLVTAPSGTTFAGIAGALRTASGTDGRRFWVGDVRLRDDTPVGRPPLVDGALITVDALGSPSPSAGSAQLRVVGGPDAGGVHLLHQGGVRIGRAPEAEVRLGDPDLSRLHAELWIEPGRIRVADLDSTNGTTVDGMPVGREPVDLPPGSLLRVGESTLQTFLPQPYGSPDDASGAPARADGAGHIEVRRVARAQLPVPARARFELPEEAPGRRRPFALRRKAGGTERETIEAAARSALLDEVRWRRDQSPDPATLLLDALATGEPGPAGRIWERAAGHPEALSVRLGVGDLPSRVTLVEPPASAVDGAERTLTAFSVPVTVSIKDTVLGLAGPRLRLLGLARSVVAQLAGLHGPQDVELVVLCADAATAADWSWARWLPHLRPGEGQDCRLLVGLGPEQVLARAGELLDRVDTAERVPARRTVVVLDGAGRLAARPEIVRLLVEGPAAGVHALCLDERAEDLPAQCSAVAHVTGEVGTRIDLLGPGTRRLTDVVADAVSSAWADRFARALAPLREATRRVTSPLPESVRLLDLLNLDLLTPAKLLAGWREAGHSPRAVLGSDARGAITVDLSTEGPHVVIGGAARSGRSELLASVLCSLAVANRPDELAIALVRGPEGLSDLPHVVGSPADVSATGDAIAAVRDELDRREGLLRGTSFEAYRAGPDGALPRLVVAVDDIDLLAETYPGCVKGLADVAHRGGAHGVHLLVTTGRPARSLEIEAAAGAELRIALRVDDPQSSRVLIDVEDAAGVDEDYPGRGFVRGRDGAVIPFQGGRVTGRMPRTATLRPTVVRQEWQEMGNRLARRPTPVGGGNGPTDLALLTGAVRRAAEQLGTPLQSRLWPRAPLHLTQKAR; translated from the coding sequence ATGCAGATCCGGCTCACCGTGCACGGACCGCAGCGGACCGGACCGGGCGCCGACGTGCTCGTCACCGCGCCGTCCGGGACGACCTTCGCGGGGATCGCCGGCGCGCTGCGGACCGCCTCCGGTACCGACGGCCGGCGTTTTTGGGTGGGCGACGTGCGGCTGCGCGACGACACCCCCGTGGGCCGACCACCCCTGGTGGACGGCGCCCTGATCACCGTCGACGCGCTCGGCTCCCCCTCCCCCTCCGCCGGGTCCGCGCAACTGCGGGTGGTGGGCGGGCCGGACGCGGGTGGCGTGCACCTGCTGCACCAGGGCGGGGTACGGATCGGCCGCGCGCCCGAGGCCGAGGTGCGTCTGGGCGATCCGGACCTGTCCCGGCTGCACGCCGAACTGTGGATAGAGCCCGGTCGCATCCGGGTCGCCGACCTCGACTCGACCAACGGCACCACCGTGGACGGCATGCCGGTGGGACGCGAACCGGTCGACCTGCCGCCGGGATCGCTGCTGCGGGTCGGCGAGTCCACCCTGCAGACGTTCCTGCCCCAGCCCTACGGCTCGCCCGACGACGCCTCCGGCGCCCCGGCGCGGGCCGACGGCGCCGGCCACATCGAGGTCCGCCGGGTCGCCCGCGCGCAGTTGCCGGTGCCCGCCCGGGCCCGCTTCGAACTGCCCGAGGAGGCGCCCGGCCGGCGCCGGCCGTTCGCGCTGCGCCGCAAGGCGGGCGGCACCGAGCGGGAGACGATCGAGGCCGCGGCCCGCTCGGCGCTGCTCGACGAGGTGCGCTGGCGCCGCGACCAGTCGCCCGACCCGGCCACACTGCTGCTCGACGCGCTGGCCACCGGCGAGCCGGGTCCGGCGGGCCGGATCTGGGAGCGCGCGGCCGGCCACCCGGAGGCGCTGAGCGTGCGCCTGGGAGTGGGCGACCTGCCGTCGCGGGTGACCCTGGTGGAGCCGCCGGCCTCGGCCGTCGACGGCGCGGAGCGCACGCTGACCGCGTTCTCGGTACCGGTCACCGTCTCGATCAAGGACACCGTCCTCGGCCTGGCCGGACCGCGGCTTCGGCTGCTCGGTCTGGCCCGCTCGGTGGTCGCCCAACTCGCCGGGCTGCACGGACCGCAGGACGTCGAACTGGTCGTGCTGTGTGCCGACGCCGCCACCGCCGCCGACTGGTCCTGGGCCCGCTGGTTGCCGCATCTGCGGCCGGGCGAGGGCCAGGACTGCCGACTCCTGGTCGGCCTGGGCCCGGAGCAGGTGCTGGCCCGCGCCGGCGAACTGCTCGATCGCGTCGACACCGCCGAGCGGGTGCCGGCCCGGCGCACCGTGGTCGTGCTCGACGGCGCCGGCCGACTGGCCGCCCGGCCGGAGATCGTCCGGCTCCTGGTCGAGGGTCCCGCGGCCGGCGTTCACGCGCTGTGCCTGGACGAGCGGGCCGAGGACCTGCCGGCGCAGTGCTCGGCGGTGGCCCACGTCACCGGCGAGGTGGGCACCCGGATCGACCTGCTCGGACCGGGCACCCGCCGCTTGACCGACGTGGTCGCCGACGCGGTGTCCTCCGCCTGGGCGGACCGCTTCGCCCGCGCGCTGGCCCCGCTGCGCGAGGCCACCCGCCGGGTCACCTCGCCGCTGCCCGAGTCGGTGCGCCTGCTCGACCTGCTCAACCTGGACCTGCTCACCCCCGCCAAGCTGCTCGCGGGCTGGCGCGAGGCGGGCCACTCGCCGCGCGCGGTGCTCGGCTCGGACGCGCGCGGGGCGATCACCGTCGACCTGTCCACCGAGGGTCCGCACGTGGTGATCGGCGGGGCCGCCCGCTCGGGCCGCTCCGAGCTGCTGGCCTCCGTGTTGTGCTCGCTCGCGGTGGCGAACCGGCCCGACGAGTTGGCCATCGCGCTGGTCCGGGGTCCGGAGGGGCTGTCCGATCTGCCGCACGTGGTGGGCTCGCCCGCCGACGTCTCGGCCACGGGCGACGCGATCGCCGCCGTGCGCGACGAGTTGGACCGCCGCGAGGGACTGCTGCGCGGCACCTCGTTCGAGGCGTACCGGGCGGGCCCCGACGGGGCGCTGCCCCGCCTCGTGGTGGCGGTGGACGACATAGACCTGTTGGCCGAGACCTACCCGGGGTGCGTCAAGGGCCTCGCCGACGTGGCCCACCGCGGCGGCGCGCACGGCGTACACCTGCTGGTGACCACGGGCCGGCCCGCCCGGAGCCTGGAGATCGAGGCCGCGGCGGGCGCCGAACTGCGGATCGCCCTGCGCGTGGACGATCCGCAGTCCTCCCGCGTGCTGATCGACGTCGAGGACGCGGCAGGCGTGGACGAGGACTACCCGGGCCGGGGTTTCGTGCGCGGCCGCGACGGCGCGGTGATCCCCTTCCAGGGCGGCCGGGTGACCGGCCGGATGCCGCGCACGGCCACGCTGCGACCCACCGTCGTCCGCCAGGAGTGGCAGGAGATGGGCAACCGCCTGGCCCGCCGCCCCACCCCGGTCGGCGGCGGCAACGGCCCCACCGACCTGGCCCTGCTCACCGGCGCGGTCCGCCGCGCCGCCGAACAACTGGGCACCCCACTGCAATCGCGCCTATGGCCCAGGGCCCCTTTGCACCTGACCCAAAAGGCCCGGTAG
- a CDS encoding serine/threonine-protein kinase produces MADRTVGSGVDRPVGSKYLLQETLGRGASGTVWRASVRDSGEVVAVKVLREELGTDPDVVTRFLRERSLLLNLRHPNLVHVRDLVVEGETLALVMDLIDGPDLRTYLRENGPLPAAPAALTMAQICDALSVTHADGVIHRDLKPANIMLARNGDSLYPMLTDFGIARLADSPALTRTHELVGTPSYVAPETAEGRPLTPAVDVYAAGVVLYELVAGHPPFRDTNPIALLHHHLTELPARPAGMPDAYWLITERCLAKQPEVRPDAAGLGRALRMAADVVSGARPDDGSIAQVLAASAFGARAGGGAADATRALPQTRAGYPSAPTTPPPTPPAPPASPNATRVMSTQPPGYPQPQQPPPTRPQPAQQAPHHPPPAYAEPVQHSRPGPPAQADPGPPPPPPPPSRYRRDEAAEREPRRRPRAVREPEEPREREPRDRREREPRRRRFRLTSIPGVGCTIGCLLRLVIIAAVLFAVYWFSPLHDWVNSAIDTFDTVRGWYDDVKDFVTGNDGGDKGDGSGGGGKN; encoded by the coding sequence GTGGCGGACAGGACAGTGGGGAGCGGCGTGGACCGGCCGGTCGGCAGCAAGTATCTGCTCCAGGAGACCCTGGGGCGCGGAGCCAGTGGCACCGTCTGGCGCGCGAGCGTGCGCGACTCCGGCGAGGTGGTCGCGGTCAAGGTGCTGCGCGAGGAGTTGGGTACCGACCCGGACGTGGTCACCCGCTTCCTGCGCGAGCGCTCGCTGCTGCTCAACCTGCGCCACCCCAACCTCGTACACGTGCGCGACCTCGTCGTCGAGGGCGAGACGCTCGCCCTCGTGATGGACCTGATCGACGGTCCCGACCTGCGCACCTACCTGCGCGAGAACGGCCCGCTCCCGGCCGCCCCCGCAGCGCTGACGATGGCTCAGATCTGCGACGCGTTGAGCGTGACACACGCCGACGGGGTGATACACCGCGACCTCAAACCGGCCAACATCATGCTGGCCCGCAACGGCGACTCGCTCTACCCGATGCTGACCGACTTCGGCATCGCCCGGCTCGCCGACTCGCCCGCGCTCACCCGCACCCACGAACTCGTCGGCACCCCCAGCTACGTGGCCCCGGAGACCGCCGAGGGCCGCCCGCTCACCCCCGCCGTGGACGTCTACGCGGCGGGCGTGGTGCTCTACGAACTGGTCGCCGGACACCCGCCGTTCCGCGACACCAACCCGATCGCGCTGCTGCACCACCACCTGACCGAGCTGCCGGCGCGGCCGGCGGGAATGCCCGACGCCTACTGGCTGATCACCGAGCGCTGCCTGGCCAAACAACCCGAGGTGCGGCCCGACGCGGCGGGCCTCGGCCGCGCGTTGCGGATGGCCGCCGACGTGGTCTCCGGCGCGCGGCCCGACGACGGCTCGATCGCACAGGTGCTGGCCGCGAGCGCGTTCGGCGCCCGAGCCGGCGGCGGGGCCGCCGACGCCACCCGCGCGCTCCCGCAGACCCGGGCCGGCTACCCGAGCGCGCCGACCACTCCGCCGCCGACGCCGCCGGCACCGCCCGCGTCGCCGAACGCCACCCGGGTGATGAGCACGCAGCCGCCCGGCTACCCGCAACCGCAGCAACCGCCGCCCACACGGCCACAACCGGCGCAGCAGGCCCCGCACCACCCGCCGCCCGCCTACGCCGAGCCGGTGCAGCACAGCCGGCCCGGCCCGCCGGCGCAGGCCGACCCCGGCCCGCCGCCGCCCCCACCGCCCCCGTCGCGCTACCGCCGCGACGAGGCGGCCGAACGCGAGCCCCGACGCCGACCGCGCGCGGTGCGCGAGCCGGAGGAGCCCAGGGAGCGCGAGCCGCGCGATCGCCGCGAACGCGAGCCGCGCCGGCGGCGGTTCCGGCTCACCAGCATTCCCGGCGTGGGCTGCACCATCGGCTGTCTGCTGCGGCTGGTCATCATCGCCGCGGTCCTGTTCGCCGTCTACTGGTTCAGCCCGCTGCACGACTGGGTGAACTCCGCGATCGACACCTTCGATACCGTTCGAGGCTGGTACGACGACGTCAAGGACTTCGTCACCGGCAACGACGGCGGCGACAAGGGCGACGGCAGCGGCGGTGGCGGCAAGAACTGA